A DNA window from Linepithema humile isolate Giens D197 chromosome 6, Lhum_UNIL_v1.0, whole genome shotgun sequence contains the following coding sequences:
- the LOC105677069 gene encoding BTB/POZ domain-containing adapter for CUL3-mediated RhoA degradation protein 3, with the protein MSGEHKTVIKCPSEYVKLNVGGSLHYTTIGTLQKHDTMLRAMFSGRMEVLTDSEGWILIDRCGKHFGTILNFLRDGSVPLPDNSRDMAELLTEAKYYCISELVESCENALTFKERETEPICRVPLITSQKEEQLLISSTTKPVVKLLINRHNNKYSYTSTSDDNLLKNIELFDKMSLRFSGRVLFIKDVIGSSEICCWTFYGHGRKVAEVCCHSIVYTTDKKHTKVEFPEARIYEETLNILLYEHRNAPDQDLMQATSSSRAAVPCTSDEEEGERSGLARLRSNKQNLN; encoded by the exons ATGTCGGGCGAGCATAAGACGGTAATTAAGTGTCCTTCGGAATATGTTAAACTGAACGTCGGAGGTTCGCTCCATTACACCACCATAGGCACCTTGCAGAAACATGACACCATGCTACGTGCTATGTTCAGCGGCCGCATGGAAGTGCTCACTGATTCCGAAG GCTGGATATTGATTGATCGGTGTGGCAAGCATTTTGGGACAATCTTAAACTTTTTGCGGGACGGTTCAGTTCCATTACCAGACAATTCGAGAGACATGGCAGAGCTACTTACTGAGGCAAAATACTATTGCATCAGCGAGCTGGTCGAATCCTGTGAAAATGCGCTCACATTCAAAGAACGCGAAACAGAGCCTATCTGCAGAGTCCCTCTTATCACCTCTCAAAAAGAAGAGCAATTACTCATAAGCAGCACTACTAAGCCTGTGGTCAAGCTGCTCATTAATaggcataataataaatattcctaTACAag TACATCAGATGacaatctattaaaaaatatagagttATTCGACAAAATGTCACTTAGATTCAGTGGTAGAGTGTTATTCATCAAAGATGTCATTGGCTCAAGTGAGATTTGCTGTTGGACATTTTACGGACATGGTCGTAAGGTGGCGGAAGTTTGCTGCCATTCAATCGTCTACACGACTGATAAAAAGCATACAAAG GTTGAATTTCCCGAAGCTCGGATATACGAggaaacattaaatatcttgtTATATGAGCACCGGAATGCGCCGGATCAAGATTTAATGCAGGCAACGTCGTCTTCGCGCGCAGCGGTACCATGTACATCCGATGAGGAGGAGGGCGAGCGTTCAGGTTTGGCCCGCCTTCGCTCCAACAAACAAAACCTCAACTGA
- the LOC105677068 gene encoding protein phosphatase 1G isoform X1, with amino-acid sequence MGAYLSEPITKKESSDEVGKNVAYGASSMQGWRVSQEDAHNCCIDFDESVSLFAVYDGHGGHEVATYCARNLPDFIKQTEAYKRGDIRQALIDAFLGFDATLTKPEVVNILKELAGTSISEKKEANLNESDEEENVSNLCMEATMPLEQVMAKYQSEVSNPLIKNLKGEKCGKRAFASPYLRGRRGREKASCSSSGAGCSTSPSPPPPPLSSSSSSSSSSSSGWNTNETDVSSSSQPCGSTLCSTVEHKESDCPGSNEAEQVLDSTTSNGNTHVSPPVGSTADAEPAKSMDMPDSSEDVKEKISSPSKVPPCEESNANEVEVNGAESKRIGDADSSKSGGDNVSSSSCIPVENGDAGQQERITSSGRRRIQPVDLYQSLLKKESDDSEEDDDDDENDETFDGVPESDEDDTEDIDDDESDEDEDDEIEGEDVDDESDDEADDDLMVNTEKPGSDSGCTAVVAVLKGNELYVANAGDSRCVLCRDGQAVELSLDHKPEDAPEMERIVKAGGEVTSDGRVNGGLNLSRALGDHAYKQNMVLPPQEQMISALPDIRHVTLEPERDEFMVLACDGIWNFMTSQNVVQFVRTRLSQNYENLSKICEELFDHCLAPDTLGDGTGCDNMTAVIVKFKSPATATVKNDTVAEVCVSKKRSPSPAAEENNDCIAGENTVNPCKRAKTEAAM; translated from the exons ATGGGAGCGTACCTGTCGGAACCGATTACGAAGAAGGAGTCGAGCGACGAAGTGGGAAAGAATGTTGCGTACGGCGCGAGTTCCATGCAGGGCTGGCGAGTCAGTCAGGAG gATGCGCACAACTGTTGCATAGATTTTGATGAGAGTGTTTCACTGTTTGCTGTATACGATGGTCACGGAGGACATGAGGTGGCAACATATTGCGCACGTAATCTCCCTGACTTTATCAAACAGACAGAAGCTTACAAGAGAGGTGACATCAGACAAGCTTTAATAGATGCTTTTCTGGGTTTTGATGCCACTCTCACGAAGCCAGAGGTCGTCAATATTCTCAAAGAGCTAGCAGGAACGTCCATCTCGGAGAAGAAAGAGGCTAACTTAAATGAATCTG ATGAAGAAGAGAATGTTAGTAATCTATGTATGGAGGCGACAATGCCGTTGGAACAAGTAATGGCAAAGTATCAGTCAGAGGTGTCAAATCCTCTTATAAAGAACCTGAAAGGTGAAAAATGCGGTAAACGTGCGTTTGCGAGCCCTTATCTGCGTGGACGCAGAGGACGAGAGAAAGCCAGTTGCTCGTCATCCGGTGCTGGATGTTCGACGTCGCCGtcaccaccaccaccgccaCTGTCATCGTCAtcctcatcatcatcatcgtccTCATCTGGCTGGAATACAAATGAAACAGACGTCAGTAGTTCCAGTCAACCGTGTGGTTCGACTCTGTGCAGCACGGTGGAGCACAAGGAGTCTGATTGTCCAGGAAGCAATGAAGCCGAGCAAGTACTGGATTCGACAACGAGCAACGGCAATACTCACGTGTCTCCACCAGTGGGATCTACTGCGGATGCGGAACCTGCTAAGTCCATGGATATGCCAGACAGTTCAGAAGAcgtgaaagaaaaaatctcAAGTCCCAGCAAGGTGCCGCCTTGCGAGGAATCGAATGCGAACGAGGTAGAAGTTAATGGCGCGGAATCGAAGAGAATCGGCGATGCGGACAGTAGTAAGAGTGGAGGAGACAACGTGTCGAGCAGTTCCTGCATTCCCGTGGAAAACGGAGATGCGGGTCAGCAAGAACGGATAACTAGCAGTGGCCGGAGAAGAATTCAGCCTGTGGATCTTTACCAAAGTTTATTGAAAAAGGAGAGTGACGATTCTGAAGAagatgacgacgacgatgaaaATGATGAAACGTTTGATGGCGTTCCTGAAAG TGACGAGGACGATACTGAAGACATTGACGATGATGAAAGCGATGAAGATGAAGACGACGAGATCGAAGGAGAAGATGTGGATGATGAGTCTGATGATGAAGCCGATGACGATCTCATGGTGAACACAGAAAaa CCTGGTTCTGACAGCGGATGCACGGCAGTCGTAGCGGTACTCAAAGGAAACGAATTATATGTGGCCAATGCTGGGGATTCTCGGTGTGTCTTATGCAGAGACGGTCAGGCAGTCGAACTTAGTCTGGATCACAAACCGGAAGACGCACCAGAGATGGAACGTATAGTAAAAGCGGGCGGAGAGGTGACGAGCGACGGTAGAGTGAACGGCGGCCTTAATCTCTCTAGAGCGCTTGGCGATCACGCATACAAGCAAAACATGGTATTGCCACCACAAGAACAAATGATCTCGGCCTTGCCAGACATAAGGCATGTTACACTCGAACCCGAGAGAGACGAATTTATGGTACTAGCGTGCGACGGCATATGGAATTTTATGACCAGTCAAAACGTCGTCCAATTTGTACGCACTCGCTTGTCACAAAATTACGAGAATCTTTCGAAAATCTGTGAAGAG TTGTTTGACCATTGCCTCGCGCCTGATACTCTCGGCGATGGAACGGGCTGCGACAATATGACTGCTGTAATAGTTAAGTTCAAATCGCCGGCAACCGCAACTGTTAAAAATGACACTGTCGCCGAGGTATGCGTTTCGAAGAAGCGGTCGCCGTCGCCAGCAGCTGAGGAAAATAACGATTGCATCGCAGGAGAAAACACGGTAAATCCTTGCAAACGCGCCAAGACCGAGGCAGCTATGTGA
- the LOC105677068 gene encoding protein phosphatase 1G isoform X2: MGAYLSEPITKKESSDEVGKNVAYGASSMQGWRVSQEDAHNCCIDFDESVSLFAVYDGHGGHEVATYCARNLPDFIKQTEAYKRGDIRQALIDAFLGFDATLTKPEVVNILKELAGTSISEKKEANLNESDEEENVSNLCMEATMPLEQVMAKYQSEVSNPLIKNLKGEKCGKRAFASPYLRGRRGREKASCSSSGAGCSTSPSPPPPPLSSSSSSSSSSSSGWNTNETDVSSSSQPCGSTLCSTVEHKESDCPGSNEAEQVLDSTTSNGNTHVSPPVGSTADAEPAKSMDMPDSSEDVKEKISSPSKVPPCEESNANEVEVNGAESKRIGDADSSKSGGDNVSSSSCIPVENGDAGQQERITSSGRRRIQPVDLYQSLLKKESDDSEEDDDDDENDETFDGVPESDEDDTEDIDDDESDEDEDDEIEGEDVDDESDDEADDDLMPGSDSGCTAVVAVLKGNELYVANAGDSRCVLCRDGQAVELSLDHKPEDAPEMERIVKAGGEVTSDGRVNGGLNLSRALGDHAYKQNMVLPPQEQMISALPDIRHVTLEPERDEFMVLACDGIWNFMTSQNVVQFVRTRLSQNYENLSKICEELFDHCLAPDTLGDGTGCDNMTAVIVKFKSPATATVKNDTVAEVCVSKKRSPSPAAEENNDCIAGENTVNPCKRAKTEAAM, translated from the exons ATGGGAGCGTACCTGTCGGAACCGATTACGAAGAAGGAGTCGAGCGACGAAGTGGGAAAGAATGTTGCGTACGGCGCGAGTTCCATGCAGGGCTGGCGAGTCAGTCAGGAG gATGCGCACAACTGTTGCATAGATTTTGATGAGAGTGTTTCACTGTTTGCTGTATACGATGGTCACGGAGGACATGAGGTGGCAACATATTGCGCACGTAATCTCCCTGACTTTATCAAACAGACAGAAGCTTACAAGAGAGGTGACATCAGACAAGCTTTAATAGATGCTTTTCTGGGTTTTGATGCCACTCTCACGAAGCCAGAGGTCGTCAATATTCTCAAAGAGCTAGCAGGAACGTCCATCTCGGAGAAGAAAGAGGCTAACTTAAATGAATCTG ATGAAGAAGAGAATGTTAGTAATCTATGTATGGAGGCGACAATGCCGTTGGAACAAGTAATGGCAAAGTATCAGTCAGAGGTGTCAAATCCTCTTATAAAGAACCTGAAAGGTGAAAAATGCGGTAAACGTGCGTTTGCGAGCCCTTATCTGCGTGGACGCAGAGGACGAGAGAAAGCCAGTTGCTCGTCATCCGGTGCTGGATGTTCGACGTCGCCGtcaccaccaccaccgccaCTGTCATCGTCAtcctcatcatcatcatcgtccTCATCTGGCTGGAATACAAATGAAACAGACGTCAGTAGTTCCAGTCAACCGTGTGGTTCGACTCTGTGCAGCACGGTGGAGCACAAGGAGTCTGATTGTCCAGGAAGCAATGAAGCCGAGCAAGTACTGGATTCGACAACGAGCAACGGCAATACTCACGTGTCTCCACCAGTGGGATCTACTGCGGATGCGGAACCTGCTAAGTCCATGGATATGCCAGACAGTTCAGAAGAcgtgaaagaaaaaatctcAAGTCCCAGCAAGGTGCCGCCTTGCGAGGAATCGAATGCGAACGAGGTAGAAGTTAATGGCGCGGAATCGAAGAGAATCGGCGATGCGGACAGTAGTAAGAGTGGAGGAGACAACGTGTCGAGCAGTTCCTGCATTCCCGTGGAAAACGGAGATGCGGGTCAGCAAGAACGGATAACTAGCAGTGGCCGGAGAAGAATTCAGCCTGTGGATCTTTACCAAAGTTTATTGAAAAAGGAGAGTGACGATTCTGAAGAagatgacgacgacgatgaaaATGATGAAACGTTTGATGGCGTTCCTGAAAG TGACGAGGACGATACTGAAGACATTGACGATGATGAAAGCGATGAAGATGAAGACGACGAGATCGAAGGAGAAGATGTGGATGATGAGTCTGATGATGAAGCCGATGACGATCTCATG CCTGGTTCTGACAGCGGATGCACGGCAGTCGTAGCGGTACTCAAAGGAAACGAATTATATGTGGCCAATGCTGGGGATTCTCGGTGTGTCTTATGCAGAGACGGTCAGGCAGTCGAACTTAGTCTGGATCACAAACCGGAAGACGCACCAGAGATGGAACGTATAGTAAAAGCGGGCGGAGAGGTGACGAGCGACGGTAGAGTGAACGGCGGCCTTAATCTCTCTAGAGCGCTTGGCGATCACGCATACAAGCAAAACATGGTATTGCCACCACAAGAACAAATGATCTCGGCCTTGCCAGACATAAGGCATGTTACACTCGAACCCGAGAGAGACGAATTTATGGTACTAGCGTGCGACGGCATATGGAATTTTATGACCAGTCAAAACGTCGTCCAATTTGTACGCACTCGCTTGTCACAAAATTACGAGAATCTTTCGAAAATCTGTGAAGAG TTGTTTGACCATTGCCTCGCGCCTGATACTCTCGGCGATGGAACGGGCTGCGACAATATGACTGCTGTAATAGTTAAGTTCAAATCGCCGGCAACCGCAACTGTTAAAAATGACACTGTCGCCGAGGTATGCGTTTCGAAGAAGCGGTCGCCGTCGCCAGCAGCTGAGGAAAATAACGATTGCATCGCAGGAGAAAACACGGTAAATCCTTGCAAACGCGCCAAGACCGAGGCAGCTATGTGA
- the IFT20 gene encoding intraflagellar transport protein 20 homolog, with protein sequence MADSLAKYGIYIDDLSKIRILEPEAANQTNKLKEECHNFVSKITEFEKNIDEFIKILDNLAKEVEKEKIKTIGARNLLHSAEKQREAQQQQMQALILEKSMELERFRVEYESLKKVEIEQLETIEHLSVN encoded by the exons ATGGCTGACTCATTGGCGAAATACGGTATTTACATCGATGATTTGAGCAAAATACGCATCTTAGAACCAGAAGCAGCTAATCAAACCAACAAATTGAAGGAGGAATGTCATAATTTTGTATCTA AGATTACtgaatttgagaaaaatattgatgaatttattaaaatattggatAATTTGGCAAAGGAagtagagaaagaaaaaattaagacaaTTGGTGCACGAAATCTGTTACATTCTGCTGAAAAACAAAGAGAAGCTCAACAACAGCAGATGCag gcattaattttagaaaagtcCATGGAATTGGAACGATTTCGAGTAGAATatgaatctttaaaaaaagttgaaatagAACAACTAGAAACCATTGAACACTTATCAGTGAactaa